CCGTTGGAGTCTCTCCTCTGGAGCAAGGCCGGCTGGATGAGTCAGGCCAGGCATGATGCGGCCTGGTGGGTGGTGGAGGATCAACCGCCAACGCTTTTGATCGTGTTCTCTGAAGGCAGCAAACAAGCAGCAGATGAAGCGTTGCTGCCCGAAATCGCCAAGGCAGTTGCTGCTTATCAGGCCGTTTAGGGCTTGTGTTCAATTCAACGGAGAGGGAGGGATTCGAACCCTCGACAGAAGTTGCCTCCTGTAACTCCTTAGCAGGGAGCCGCTTTCAACCACTCAGCCACCTCTCCAGCGGCCCGACCACCATATCAAGCTGTCGTCCGATCAGACCACCAGTCGCGGCAGGCGATGTTTGAAGCCGCACAGCACCTCCCAGGGGATCGACTGTGCCAGCTCCGCCCAATCCTGTGGGCGAATCACCTCTTGACCGTCTTGCCCCAGAAGTGTGATGACGTCCCCGACCTCGACATCCGGATGATCGGTGACATCCAGCACCAGCTGATCCATGGTGATCGAACCCACCTGAGCCAGGCTGCGACCGCGGTGCAAGGCATGAATGCGCCCTGACAAACAACGGCTGACGCCATCGGCGTAGCCAATCCCAATCACTGCGAGTCGACTGGGGCGATCGGTGATGAAGCGGTGGCCGTAACTCACGCCAACGCCGGCATCCACCTCCCGGATCAGGCTCACGCGTGCTTTGACCGCCATAGCGGGCTGCAGATCCAAGCTCTGCTCCAGGTGGGCACTGGGCGCGTGGCCATAGAGGGCCAGGCCGACCCGCACCTGATCGTGATGCAGCGAGGCATGGCGGAGCGTTCCGGCTGAGTTGGCGAGATGGCGTTCCAGGCCGTGGGCTCGATGGGCACGCGTGACCGCTTCAAATCGCTCGTTTTGCATGCGGGTGATGCGCTCGGCATCGCCGTCCAGTTCCCCATCAGCCAGTGCTAGATGGCTGTAGACCGCACGTAGGTGCAATTGGTCGAGCTGAAGGATGGCGTCGGTCAGGCGTTCACCGTCCTCCCAGTTGCAGCCAAGACGGG
This region of Synechococcus sp. NOUM97013 genomic DNA includes:
- the alr gene encoding alanine racemase — its product is MPDLSAEPNSASGPESVVGADPRQRAWMEVSAAAVEANARAIKRLLADDCALMAVVKADGYGHGAETVARAAICGGASSLGVATLQEGIELRRAGLELPVLVLGNLTQAEELRACLHWQLMPTLSSMREALLCQNLASGSGRRFTVQLKIDTGMTRLGCNWEDGERLTDAILQLDQLHLRAVYSHLALADGELDGDAERITRMQNERFEAVTRAHRAHGLERHLANSAGTLRHASLHHDQVRVGLALYGHAPSAHLEQSLDLQPAMAVKARVSLIREVDAGVGVSYGHRFITDRPSRLAVIGIGYADGVSRCLSGRIHALHRGRSLAQVGSITMDQLVLDVTDHPDVEVGDVITLLGQDGQEVIRPQDWAELAQSIPWEVLCGFKHRLPRLVV